A portion of the Bubalus kerabau isolate K-KA32 ecotype Philippines breed swamp buffalo chromosome 1, PCC_UOA_SB_1v2, whole genome shotgun sequence genome contains these proteins:
- the TMIGD2 gene encoding transmembrane and immunoglobulin domain-containing protein 2 — MHAQAWERLRVEWIKDADIFCQTHIINGSLSKDVCGPQGWLSWQPPGNLTLQLNHVSLNDSGLYVCGATVEIPDWEEAQGNGTQLLVERDVWQQDQSFSGLYFAPLVTGAVAVAAFALGAGIWGRRRCRNGDAGSPIYSNVLYRPRRAPRKKAWPVERKVLDSEDQKGQSFYSISFPQHPTPKSHLASKSCPSPRPIHPVSAVRISPGPGSSGQPRSRGFLEVGREIRTTREPEKTSPQRLYKDVTYS, encoded by the exons ATGCACGCCCAGGCCTGGGAGCGGCTCCGTGTCGAGTGGATCAAGGACGCTGACATCTTTTGCCAGACACACATCATCAATGGCAGTCTGAGCAAGGATGTCTGTGGGCCTCAGGGATGGCTCTCCTGGCAGCCGCCTGGCAACCTCACCCTGCAGCTGAACCACGTGAGCCTCAATGACAGTGGACTCTATGTGTGTGGGGCAACCGTGGAGATCCCTGATTGGGAGGAGGCCCAGGGCAACGGGACGCAGCTCCTGGTGGAGAGAG ATGTCTGGCAGCAGGACCAGAGCTTTTCAG GCCTCTACTTCGCGCCGCTGGTGACGGGGGCCGTGGCCGTGGCCGCTTTCGCTCTGGGGGCTGGGATCTGgggccgccgccgctgccggAACGGGGATGCAG GCAGTCCAATCTACAGCAACGTCCTATACCGGCCCCGGAGAGCCCCAAGGAAGAAGGCATGGCCTGTGGAAAGGAAGGTGCTGGACAGTGAGGATCAGAAGGGCCAAAGCTTCTACTCGATCTCTTTtccccagcaccccacccccaagtcGCATCTGGCTTCCAAATCTTGCCCCAGTCCCAGACCCATTCACCCCGTCTCTGCAGTCAGAATCTCTCctggcccaggctcctctgggcaGCCAAGGTCAAGAGGGTTCCTTGAAGTGGGAAGAGAAATCAGAACCACAAGAGAGCCAGAGAAGACCTCCCCCCAGCGACTATATAAAGATGTGACTTATTCCTAG
- the SHD gene encoding SH2 domain-containing adapter protein D, with the protein MAKWLRDYLSFGGRRPPPQPPTPDYTESDILRAYREQKDLDFEDPYEDADSRLEPDSSAGPGDSKGPGDAKYDSPKHRLIKVEAVDIARAKVLLGNPREESKVDTEYSDPFDAQPHPPPLDDGYMEPYDAQRVMSELPCRRVQLYDTPYEEQDQELGDGPPSGQKPRQSRLPQEDERPADEYDQPWEWKKDHISKAFAVQFDSPDWERTSGSAKELRRPPPRSPQPAERVDPALPLEKQPWFHGLLSRADAENLLSLCKEGSYLVRLSETSPQDCSLSLRSSQGFLHLKFARTRENQFVLGQHSGPFPSVPELVLHYSSRPLPVQGAEHLALLYPVVSQTP; encoded by the exons ATGGCCAAGTGGCTCCGAGACTACCTGAGCTTTGGCGGTCGGCGGCCCCCTCCGCAGCCGCCCACCCCCGACTACACCGAGAGCGACATCCTGCGGGCCTACCGCGAGCAGAAGGATCTGGACTTTGAAGACCCCTACGAGGACGCCGATAGCCGCCTAGAGCCCGATTCCTCCGCGGGGCCCGGGGACTCCAAGGGCCCTGGAGACGCGAAGTACGACTCTCCAAAGCACAGGCTCATCAAGGTGGAGGCAGTCGACATTGCCAGAGCCAAGGTCTTGCTGGGAAACCCCAGGGAAGAG TCGAAAGTCGACACTGAGTACTCGGACCCCTTTGATGCCCAGCCCCATCCACCACCCCTGGATGATGGCTACATGGAGCCCTACGATGCCCAGCGGGTCATGAGTG AACTGCCATGCAGGAGGGTGCAGCTGTATGACACCCCTTATGAGGAGCAGGACCAAGAACTGGGAGATGGGCCCCCTTCAGGGCAGAAACCTCGACAGAGTCGGCTGCCCCAGGAAGATGAGCGGCCAGCAGACGAGTATGACCAGCCCTGGGAGTGGAAGAAAGACCATATCTCCAAGGCGTTTGCAG TTCAGTTTGACAGTCCAGACTGGGAAAGAACCTCGGGCTCAGCCAAGGAGCTCCGGAGACCGCCGCCCAGAAGCCCCCAGCCTGCAGAGCGCGTGGACCCGGCCCTGCCCCTGGAAAAACAGCC GTGGTTCCACGGCCTGCTGAGCCGGGCGGATGCCGAGAACCTCCTGTCGCTCTGCAAGGAAGGCAGCTACCTTGTGCGGCTCAGTGAGACCAGCCCCCAAGACTGCTCCTTGTCCCTCAG GAGCAGCCAGGGCTTCCTGCACCTGAAGTTCGCGCGCACCCGAGAGAACCAGTTCGTGCTGGGTCAGCACAGCGGCCCTTTCCCCAGTGTGCCAGAGCTGGTGCTCCATTATAGCTCCCGCCCACTGCCCGTGCAGGGTGCCGAGCATCTGGCCCTCTTGTACCCGGTGGTCTCACAGACCCCCTGA